A portion of the Nitratidesulfovibrio termitidis HI1 genome contains these proteins:
- a CDS encoding ABC transporter ATP-binding protein: MSLEAYAIYKNYGEVEALHNVDLVTRRGEFFTLLGPSGCGKTTLLRIVAGLELPDSGTVMLTGSNVTTLPANERNVNTVFQSYALFPHLTLFENVAFGMRSRRMTGAVVTEKVMAALAMVHMEDKKDRLPSQLSGGQKQRVALARALVNEPEVLLLDEPMSALDAKLRHAVQAELRQLQQKLGKTFILVTHDQEEALTVSDRIAVMRQGRVVQCAPARELYERPVNRYVADFLGKANIIAGRRAEGGVETELGLLRLDTPPEWTQGELAIRPENIVFHPERPAVNGLRARVTEAFYRGDRMEVWLEPGNLRMSAAPRRGIAKGDEIWIELLPGALVPLHE, translated from the coding sequence ATGAGTCTTGAGGCATACGCCATCTACAAGAATTACGGCGAGGTGGAAGCTCTGCACAACGTGGACCTGGTCACCCGGCGCGGCGAATTCTTTACCCTGCTGGGGCCGTCCGGCTGCGGCAAGACCACCCTGTTGCGGATCGTCGCCGGACTGGAACTGCCCGACTCCGGCACGGTGATGCTGACCGGCAGCAACGTGACCACGCTGCCCGCCAACGAGCGCAACGTGAACACGGTGTTCCAGAGCTATGCGCTGTTCCCGCACCTGACCCTGTTCGAGAACGTGGCCTTCGGCATGCGTTCGCGCCGCATGACCGGCGCGGTGGTGACGGAAAAGGTCATGGCCGCCTTGGCCATGGTGCACATGGAGGACAAGAAGGATCGCCTGCCCAGCCAGCTTTCCGGCGGCCAGAAGCAGCGCGTGGCACTGGCCCGCGCCCTGGTCAACGAGCCGGAGGTGCTGTTGCTTGACGAGCCCATGTCCGCGCTGGACGCCAAGCTGCGCCACGCCGTGCAGGCCGAGCTGCGCCAGTTGCAGCAGAAGCTGGGCAAGACCTTCATCCTCGTCACCCATGACCAGGAAGAGGCGCTGACCGTGTCCGACCGCATCGCGGTGATGCGCCAGGGCAGGGTGGTGCAGTGCGCGCCCGCGCGCGAACTGTACGAGCGCCCGGTGAACCGCTACGTGGCCGACTTTCTGGGCAAGGCCAACATCATTGCCGGGCGGCGCGCCGAGGGCGGCGTGGAAACGGAACTGGGCCTGCTGCGGCTGGATACCCCGCCGGAGTGGACACAGGGCGAACTGGCCATCCGGCCCGAGAACATCGTGTTCCACCCCGAACGCCCGGCGGTGAACGGCCTGCGCGCCCGCGTGACCGAGGCCTTCTACCGGGGTGACAGGATGGAGGTGTGGCTCGAACCCGGCAACCTGCGCATGAGCGCCGCGCCGCGCAGGGGCATTGCCAAGGGCGACGAGATCTGGATCGAACTTCTGCCCGGCGCGCTGGTGCCCCTGCATGAGTAG
- the gabT gene encoding 4-aminobutyrate--2-oxoglutarate transaminase, translated as MSSSSSLLERRRTAVPRGVGNLCDCFAASASGAVIRDVEGREYIDFVGGIGVNNVGHCHPDVVAAVRDQAGKLLHSCFHIAMYEPYVALAERLAALTPGDFPKKTLFLNSGAEAVENAVKIARRATGRQGVIAFETGFHGRTLLAMSLTSKVNNYKRGFGPFAPEVYRMPYAYCYRCPMGRTHPDCGLACADHLENFFIDHVSPDQVACLIVEPLTGEGGFIVPPPGYFARLMEICHKHSIVFIADEIQTGVGRTGTMFAMEQHGVAADITLVAKSLGGGMPLSAVVGRAELMDAPDPGGLGGTYGGNPVSCAAGLAVLDVFEKERLLETGRALGESLRATFAAWADEMDCIGDIRGMGPMLALELVRDRATREPAGAEAKAIVARCAERGLLILSCGHHGNVLRMLMPLVIGQDELARGLAILHDAMVEAFGRKG; from the coding sequence ATGTCCTCATCCTCTTCTCTTCTGGAACGCCGTCGCACCGCTGTCCCGCGTGGGGTCGGGAACCTCTGCGACTGTTTCGCCGCATCCGCGTCGGGTGCGGTCATCCGCGACGTTGAAGGCCGTGAATACATCGATTTCGTTGGCGGCATCGGCGTCAACAACGTGGGGCACTGCCATCCGGACGTGGTGGCCGCCGTGCGCGACCAGGCCGGAAAGCTGCTGCATTCCTGCTTCCACATCGCCATGTACGAGCCGTACGTGGCCCTTGCCGAGCGGCTGGCCGCGCTGACCCCCGGCGACTTTCCCAAGAAGACCCTGTTCCTGAACAGCGGCGCCGAGGCCGTGGAAAACGCCGTCAAGATCGCCCGGCGCGCCACCGGGCGGCAGGGCGTCATCGCCTTCGAAACGGGTTTCCATGGCCGCACCCTGCTGGCCATGAGCCTGACCAGCAAGGTCAACAACTACAAGCGCGGCTTCGGTCCCTTCGCTCCGGAAGTGTACCGCATGCCGTACGCGTACTGCTACCGCTGCCCCATGGGCCGCACCCATCCCGATTGCGGTCTGGCCTGCGCCGACCATCTCGAAAACTTCTTCATCGACCACGTTTCCCCCGATCAGGTGGCCTGCCTGATCGTGGAACCGCTGACCGGCGAAGGCGGCTTCATCGTGCCGCCGCCCGGCTATTTCGCGCGGCTCATGGAAATCTGCCACAAGCACTCCATCGTGTTCATCGCCGACGAAATCCAGACCGGGGTGGGCCGCACCGGCACCATGTTCGCCATGGAGCAGCACGGCGTGGCGGCGGACATCACCCTGGTGGCCAAAAGCCTTGGCGGCGGCATGCCCCTTTCCGCCGTGGTGGGTCGCGCCGAACTGATGGACGCACCCGACCCCGGCGGCCTTGGCGGCACCTATGGCGGCAACCCGGTGTCCTGCGCCGCGGGGCTGGCCGTGCTGGACGTGTTCGAAAAGGAGCGGCTGCTGGAAACGGGCCGCGCCCTGGGCGAATCTTTGCGGGCCACCTTCGCCGCGTGGGCGGACGAGATGGACTGCATCGGCGACATTCGCGGCATGGGCCCCATGCTGGCGCTGGAATTGGTGCGCGACCGCGCCACCCGCGAACCCGCCGGGGCGGAGGCCAAGGCCATCGTGGCGCGTTGCGCGGAACGCGGCCTGCTCATCCTGTCCTGCGGGCACCACGGCAACGTGCTGCGCATGTTGATGCCCCTGGTCATCGGGCAGGACGAACTGGCGCGCGGCCTGGCCATCCTGCACGATGCCATGGTCGAAGCCTTCGGCCGCAAGGGCTAG
- a CDS encoding sigma-54 interaction domain-containing protein produces the protein MTRSSRTPAGVAPGHKPDLAAPSGPQDSPALAACREELRRLRAAFDSASDGIWITAGDGTVLDVNKTSLALNRIRAEEVLGLDVRAIVGLGIVDRSASMEVLQHRRQVGFVQQAGRTGRHLFVTGVPVFGDSGEIELVVVHERDVTDLRNMRDTMEETRRAFRKAEEELTELKLLELADRDIVAESKQMRQLLATCLKLARLDAPEVLILGESGTGKGLLAKFLHRHGPRAEGPFIQVNCAALPPALFEAELFGYERGAFSGAQEARAGLLELARGGTFFLDEVGDMPQEVQAKLLQCLDAREYYPLGGREPRAVDCAIVTATNRDLERDAAGRRFRQDLYYRLSTYMVRIPPLRERPEDMLALAQRELDRLNGEFRVTKRLTPVSMSLLQSHPFPGNVRELSNLLKKAVIIAEGDHLDAALAESLGTRPAFIGGETGLEEELAAVEREILLRAAARCRTTRQMADYLGVSQPTVVRKMARHGVHLPEHDKARPGVRVLRK, from the coding sequence ATGACCAGATCGTCCCGCACACCCGCAGGCGTGGCCCCCGGCCACAAGCCTGACCTTGCCGCCCCTTCCGGCCCGCAGGATTCCCCGGCCCTGGCCGCCTGCCGCGAAGAACTGCGCCGCCTGCGCGCGGCCTTCGATTCCGCCAGCGACGGCATCTGGATCACGGCGGGCGACGGCACCGTGCTGGACGTGAACAAGACCTCGCTGGCGCTGAACCGCATCCGCGCGGAAGAAGTGCTGGGGCTGGACGTGCGGGCCATCGTGGGATTGGGCATCGTGGACCGCTCGGCCAGCATGGAAGTGTTACAGCACCGGCGGCAGGTGGGGTTCGTGCAGCAGGCGGGCCGCACCGGGCGGCACCTGTTCGTCACCGGGGTGCCCGTGTTCGGCGATAGCGGCGAAATCGAACTGGTGGTGGTGCACGAGCGCGACGTGACCGATCTGCGCAACATGCGCGACACCATGGAAGAAACCCGCCGCGCCTTCCGCAAGGCCGAGGAGGAACTGACCGAACTCAAGCTGCTGGAACTGGCCGACCGGGACATCGTGGCCGAAAGCAAGCAGATGCGCCAATTGCTGGCCACCTGCCTGAAGCTGGCCCGGCTTGACGCGCCCGAGGTGCTCATTCTGGGTGAGTCGGGCACCGGCAAGGGATTGCTGGCCAAGTTCCTGCACCGTCATGGCCCCCGCGCCGAGGGGCCGTTCATCCAGGTAAACTGCGCCGCGCTGCCGCCCGCGTTGTTCGAGGCGGAACTGTTCGGCTACGAGCGCGGTGCGTTCAGCGGTGCGCAAGAGGCGCGGGCTGGGCTGCTGGAACTGGCGCGCGGCGGCACCTTCTTTCTGGACGAAGTGGGCGACATGCCTCAGGAGGTTCAGGCCAAGCTGCTGCAATGCCTGGATGCGCGTGAATACTATCCCCTTGGCGGACGCGAGCCGCGCGCCGTGGACTGCGCCATCGTCACCGCCACCAACCGCGACCTGGAACGCGACGCCGCCGGGCGGCGCTTTCGGCAGGACCTGTACTACCGGCTGTCGACCTATATGGTGCGCATTCCCCCGCTGCGCGAACGGCCGGAAGACATGCTTGCCCTCGCCCAGCGCGAGTTGGATCGTCTGAATGGCGAGTTCCGCGTCACCAAGCGGCTGACGCCCGTGTCCATGAGCCTGCTGCAATCGCATCCCTTTCCCGGCAACGTGCGCGAACTGTCCAATCTGCTCAAGAAGGCGGTGATCATCGCGGAAGGGGACCATCTGGATGCGGCGCTGGCCGAATCCCTGGGCACTCGCCCTGCATTCATCGGCGGAGAAACCGGGCTGGAAGAGGAACTGGCGGCGGTGGAACGGGAAATCCTGCTGCGGGCTGCGGCGCGCTGTCGTACCACGCGCCAGATGGCGGACTATCTGGGGGTCAGCCAGCCCACGGTAGTGCGCAAGATGGCCCGGCACGGGGTGCACCTGCCAGAGCATGACAAGGCAAGGCCTGGCGTGCGCGTGTTGCGAAAATAA
- the aguB gene encoding N-carbamoylputrescine amidase has protein sequence MAEVIVAATQMACTDNESRNIDRVCELVREAAAMGAHIVLPQELFSGPYFCKDELPEHFALARTLDESPAVRRMSALAAELGVVIPVSFFERSNQAYYNSLAMIDADGRVMGLYRKSHIPQGPGYEEKFYFSQGDTGFRVWRTRYGAVGVGVCWDQWFPECARSMALLGADVLLYPTAIGSEPADPACDSSGHWTRTMQGHAAANMMPLVASNRVGEEFGKGFSMTFYGSSFIAGPQGEIVQQADRTGECVLTAAFDFEAIRVQRAGWGLFRDRRPDLYHPLLTFDGLDGLPGEGDDDSCGDGCGCGEGCGCGGEA, from the coding sequence ATGGCCGAAGTCATCGTCGCCGCCACCCAGATGGCCTGCACCGACAACGAATCCCGCAACATCGACCGGGTCTGCGAACTGGTGCGCGAGGCCGCCGCCATGGGCGCGCACATCGTGCTGCCGCAGGAGCTGTTTTCCGGCCCGTACTTCTGCAAGGACGAACTGCCGGAGCACTTCGCGCTGGCCCGCACGCTGGACGAAAGCCCGGCCGTGCGCCGCATGTCGGCCCTGGCCGCCGAACTGGGCGTGGTCATTCCCGTGAGCTTCTTCGAGCGTTCCAACCAGGCCTACTACAACTCGCTGGCCATGATCGACGCCGACGGCAGGGTGATGGGGCTGTACCGCAAGTCGCACATTCCGCAGGGGCCCGGCTACGAGGAGAAGTTCTACTTCAGCCAGGGCGACACCGGCTTTCGCGTGTGGCGCACCCGGTACGGCGCCGTGGGCGTGGGGGTGTGCTGGGACCAGTGGTTTCCGGAATGCGCGCGTTCCATGGCCCTGCTGGGCGCGGACGTGCTGCTCTACCCCACGGCCATCGGCTCCGAACCCGCCGACCCGGCCTGCGATTCGTCCGGCCACTGGACCCGCACCATGCAGGGCCACGCCGCCGCCAACATGATGCCGCTCGTGGCGTCCAACCGGGTAGGCGAGGAGTTCGGCAAGGGCTTTTCCATGACCTTCTACGGTTCGTCGTTCATCGCCGGGCCGCAGGGCGAGATCGTGCAGCAGGCGGACCGCACCGGGGAATGCGTGCTGACGGCGGCCTTCGACTTCGAGGCCATCCGCGTGCAGCGCGCCGGGTGGGGACTGTTCCGCGACCGCAGGCCCGACCTGTACCACCCCCTGCTGACCTTTGACGGGCTGGACGGCCTGCCCGGCGAAGGTGACGATGACAGTTGCGGGGACGGCTGCGGGTGCGGTGAGGGATGCGGCTGCGGAGGGGAGGCCTAG
- a CDS encoding amidohydrolase gives MADARPFGNGAAHAGARLLVNARFRDPLAPAAHHGAALPDAMAVEAGRIVAVGRAAELAPFADRGFVRTDMGGATVLPGFIDCHSHLLLTGIMDLGMDLSVAETLGDVLDMVADAARTEPAGGFIRGFRLEELDLAERRMPTRQELDHAAPGRAVLLMHATCHRCVMNSLALQQLAVPRGLPGADTEGGRGAAPFTGVVRDPGILTWVFPAMLRSMDRAHLDAAALVAARSALRVGITTVHSMEGGELTPGGSPVLLDNAARLPLRVVCWNQSMDLAEVEQLALPRVGGCICADGELDARTAALFEPYSDEPDNDGTLLYTQQEMDDFVLSAHARGLQVAVHCESERAIDQVLRAIERAQRLEPRDDCRHRIEHFELPTWDQIDRMAAAGVVASMQPAFVESFIAGHRLDHCTRLFGPHRVRRLHPYRAILDAGIRVCGGSDSPVTNYAPLRGMAAAVNHPFAEQSATLAEALRMFTTEAAFSAFEEADKGRLLPGMLADLVVLGRDPLGPPDPQDAPDPQDAPDPQDAPDPSDARNAPANASSVADIPVLGTWVDGQPTTTED, from the coding sequence ATGGCCGATGCACGCCCGTTCGGCAACGGCGCCGCGCACGCCGGTGCGCGCCTGCTGGTCAATGCCCGTTTCCGCGACCCGCTGGCCCCCGCCGCCCACCATGGCGCGGCCCTGCCGGACGCCATGGCCGTGGAGGCTGGCCGCATCGTGGCCGTGGGCCGCGCGGCGGAACTGGCCCCCTTCGCCGACCGGGGGTTCGTCCGCACCGACATGGGCGGGGCCACGGTGCTGCCCGGCTTCATCGACTGCCATTCGCACCTGCTGCTGACCGGCATCATGGACCTGGGCATGGACCTTTCCGTGGCCGAAACCCTGGGTGACGTGCTGGACATGGTGGCCGACGCGGCGCGCACCGAGCCTGCCGGAGGCTTCATACGCGGCTTCCGGCTGGAAGAACTGGACCTGGCCGAACGGCGCATGCCGACACGACAGGAATTGGACCACGCCGCGCCGGGCCGGGCCGTGCTGCTGATGCACGCCACCTGCCACCGCTGCGTCATGAATTCGCTGGCGCTGCAACAGCTGGCCGTGCCGCGCGGGCTGCCCGGCGCGGATACCGAGGGCGGGCGCGGCGCCGCGCCCTTCACCGGCGTGGTGCGCGACCCCGGCATTCTCACCTGGGTCTTTCCGGCCATGCTGCGCTCCATGGACCGCGCCCATCTGGACGCCGCCGCCCTGGTGGCCGCCCGGTCGGCCCTGCGGGTAGGCATCACCACCGTGCATTCCATGGAAGGGGGAGAGCTGACCCCCGGCGGATCGCCCGTACTGCTGGACAACGCGGCGCGCCTGCCGTTGCGCGTGGTGTGCTGGAACCAGAGCATGGACCTTGCCGAGGTGGAGCAACTGGCATTGCCGCGCGTGGGCGGGTGCATCTGCGCCGACGGAGAGCTCGACGCCCGCACCGCCGCGCTGTTCGAACCTTACAGCGACGAGCCAGACAACGACGGCACCCTGCTGTACACCCAGCAGGAAATGGACGACTTCGTGCTGTCCGCCCATGCGCGCGGGTTGCAGGTTGCGGTGCACTGCGAGTCGGAGCGGGCCATCGACCAGGTGCTGCGGGCCATCGAGCGCGCCCAGCGGCTGGAACCGCGCGACGACTGCCGCCATCGCATCGAACACTTCGAACTGCCCACGTGGGACCAGATCGACCGCATGGCCGCCGCCGGGGTGGTGGCCTCCATGCAGCCCGCCTTCGTGGAATCGTTCATCGCCGGGCACCGCCTGGACCACTGCACCCGGCTGTTCGGGCCGCACCGGGTGCGCCGCCTGCACCCCTACCGGGCCATACTGGATGCGGGCATCCGGGTGTGCGGCGGTTCCGACAGCCCGGTCACCAACTATGCCCCGCTGCGCGGCATGGCCGCCGCCGTGAACCACCCCTTTGCCGAGCAGTCGGCCACCCTGGCCGAGGCCCTGCGCATGTTCACCACCGAGGCGGCGTTTTCGGCCTTTGAAGAAGCGGACAAGGGCCGCCTGCTGCCCGGCATGCTGGCCGACCTGGTGGTGCTGGGGCGCGACCCGCTGGGCCCGCCTGACCCGCAGGATGCGCCTGATCCGCAGGATGCGCCTGATCCACAGGATGCGCCTGACCCGTCAGACGCGCGGAATGCCCCGGCGAACGCATCCTCCGTTGCGGACATCCCCGTGCTGGGCACCTGGGTGGACGGACAGCCGACGACCACGGAAGACTGA
- a CDS encoding transposase produces the protein MDLLAFNELVSSETRARRYILGFCWKNHQRFCPKCRERKLYPVDGGDRRRCARCGYTFHDFSRRFLNGCAFDARRWLWFLKLFELGVAPADMAAQLGITYATVLKAQDIARRAVLAQALDAPALYRAGIWPGPGVARPQGNAPDSPVFGIIDLNGMAVCDVLPEVTPNTLLSFKFNFGLRTAALGRVVYTAPYRQYRTLVCCGDSLWPSRLVRHDDKKLAAEAAGFWGFARQRLARLRGVTPAQFPLHLKEQELRYNRREGDLFEPVVRAVCGFVPDG, from the coding sequence ATGGACCTACTTGCCTTCAATGAATTGGTTTCTTCCGAAACCAGAGCCCGGCGCTACATTTTGGGATTCTGCTGGAAAAACCATCAGCGGTTTTGTCCCAAATGCCGCGAGCGCAAGTTATACCCCGTGGACGGGGGCGACAGGCGGCGGTGCGCCCGGTGCGGGTACACCTTTCACGATTTCAGCCGTCGTTTCCTGAACGGCTGCGCGTTCGACGCCCGCCGGTGGCTGTGGTTCCTGAAGCTGTTCGAATTGGGCGTTGCCCCGGCGGACATGGCTGCGCAGCTTGGCATAACCTACGCCACGGTGCTGAAGGCGCAGGACATTGCCCGCAGGGCGGTGCTGGCGCAGGCGCTGGACGCCCCGGCACTGTACCGCGCCGGGATATGGCCCGGCCCCGGCGTGGCCCGACCGCAAGGAAATGCGCCGGATTCCCCGGTGTTCGGCATCATCGACCTGAACGGCATGGCTGTGTGCGACGTGCTGCCGGAGGTGACGCCCAATACCCTGCTGTCGTTCAAGTTCAATTTTGGCCTGCGCACGGCGGCGCTGGGGCGCGTGGTGTACACCGCGCCGTACCGGCAGTATCGCACGCTGGTCTGCTGTGGGGATTCGTTGTGGCCCAGCCGCCTGGTGCGGCACGACGACAAGAAACTTGCCGCCGAGGCCGCTGGATTTTGGGGCTTTGCCCGGCAGCGACTGGCCCGGCTGCGCGGCGTGACCCCGGCCCAGTTCCCGCTGCACCTCAAGGAACAGGAACTGCGCTACAACCGGCGCGAGGGGGATCTGTTCGAACCGGTGGTGCGGGCCGTGTGCGGCTTCGTGCCCGATGGCTGA
- a CDS encoding winged helix-turn-helix domain-containing protein: MSRHATVRLHLWLENGESMVFGLGRVHLLDMIERHGSLRKAAQALGMSYRAAWCKLRATERALGVPLVEAARHKRDGCRLTPHGEALRASFRQWFEEVERYALERADGLFPWPVTPFAGLGEGFAPCLACTLPPPKLAS, from the coding sequence ATGTCCCGACATGCCACGGTCCGGTTGCACCTGTGGCTGGAAAACGGCGAATCCATGGTCTTCGGCCTTGGCCGGGTGCACCTGCTGGACATGATCGAACGGCACGGCTCGCTCCGCAAGGCGGCGCAGGCCCTGGGCATGTCGTACCGGGCCGCGTGGTGCAAGCTGCGCGCGACGGAACGCGCACTCGGCGTCCCACTGGTTGAAGCCGCAAGGCACAAGCGCGACGGATGTCGCCTGACCCCCCACGGCGAGGCCCTGCGCGCCTCGTTCCGCCAGTGGTTCGAAGAGGTGGAGCGCTACGCCCTGGAACGGGCCGACGGCCTGTTCCCCTGGCCGGTCACGCCCTTTGCCGGGCTTGGCGAAGGATTCGCGCCCTGTCTGGCCTGTACCCTGCCACCACCCAAACTTGCATCCTGA